The Pseudomonas sp. GD03919 region GCCGAAGCCAGCCAGGACATCGTCGCCATCGACGACTGCCCGGTACTGGTACAGCCCTTGCAGCCGATTTTCAGGGCATTGCCGGCAATGCTGCGCAGCCTGGACAAACCGCAGGCGGTTGGGCACGTCGAGCTGTTCAGCGGCACCGCCGAAGCCGTGCTGCTGCGCCATACCGCTGCGCTGACCGAAGCTGACCTCGAGCGTCTGCGCGCCTTCTGCGGCGAGCACCGCGCACAGCTGTGGCTGCAGGGCGACGGGCAGCCACTGGCGGACGATCCCTCCGCTGAGCTGGGGTTCGAGTTACAGCGCTGGCAACTGCAATTGGCCTATCGGCCGGGCGATTTCGTACAGGTCAATGGTCTGATCAACGAAGCGATGGTCGCTCAGGCGCTAGACTGGTTGGCAGTACAACCTGGCGAGCGGGTCCTGGATCTGTTCTGCGGTCTGGGCAATTTCGCCCTGCCGCTGGCGCGTCAGGCGGCTGAAGTGGTGGCTGTGGAAGGCGTCGCCGCGATGGTGCAGCGGGCCGCTGACAACGCGCGCCACAACGGCTTGGACAATGCGCACTTTTATCGCGCCGACCTGTCCAAGCCGCTGGTCAACGAGACCTGGGCGCGTGGCGGTTTTGCCGCTGTGCTGCTCGATCCGCCGCGTGACGGCGCGCTGGCGGCGGTACGTGGGATGAGCGAGCTGGGCGCGCAGCGCCTGGTCTATGTATCCTGCAAC contains the following coding sequences:
- the rlmD gene encoding 23S rRNA (uracil(1939)-C(5))-methyltransferase RlmD; amino-acid sequence: MARRSSNLRFQPSGGSRAAQVPVGKKQKLAIERLAGDGRGIAFEGGRTWFVSGALAGEQVEARVLGARSQTVEARAERIIVASSERREAPCIHAERCGGCNLQHMPHADQLALKQRTLTEQLSRLGGVQPDEWAAPLVGPEFGYRRRARVAVRWDAKARQLQVGFRAEASQDIVAIDDCPVLVQPLQPIFRALPAMLRSLDKPQAVGHVELFSGTAEAVLLRHTAALTEADLERLRAFCGEHRAQLWLQGDGQPLADDPSAELGFELQRWQLQLAYRPGDFVQVNGLINEAMVAQALDWLAVQPGERVLDLFCGLGNFALPLARQAAEVVAVEGVAAMVQRAADNARHNGLDNAHFYRADLSKPLVNETWARGGFAAVLLDPPRDGALAAVRGMSELGAQRLVYVSCNPTTLARDAAELLRQGYRLRRAGILDMFAQTAHVEAMALFEKPET